Proteins from a genomic interval of Diaphorobacter sp. HDW4A:
- a CDS encoding glycerate kinase, with protein sequence MTGARTVPSTAPQTALLRRMFDAAVASAQPALCVPPHLPSAHEIPPGGRLIVIGAGKASAAMAEAVEAHWPGPLEGLVVTRYGYGAPCQRIEIVEAAHPVPDAAGLQAAERMLALVKDLSAKDTVLCLISGGGSALLPLPLKGISLADKQSINQSLLKSGATISEMNCVRRHLSAIKGGRLAAACHPARVITLLLSDVPGDDPTGIASGPTVADPSTCANALAIVQRYSIALPEAALKLLQQADAAESIKPGDPRLARCETRMIATPQLALEAAAEVARDAGYAAHILGDSLEGEARDVGTVLAGIALQVAQHAQPFAWPCVLLSGGETTVTLRGKGRGGRNVECLLSALLTLRGNQHIHALMADTDGVDGAEEIAGAIITPQTLECAWERGLNPAEELVNNNGHGFFQALGASLVTGPTRTNVNDFRAFLIT encoded by the coding sequence ATGACCGGTGCACGCACAGTCCCGTCGACCGCACCGCAAACCGCGCTGCTGCGTCGCATGTTCGACGCGGCCGTCGCCAGCGCGCAACCGGCGCTGTGCGTGCCCCCACACCTGCCCTCCGCGCATGAAATACCGCCGGGCGGCCGCCTCATCGTGATCGGCGCAGGCAAAGCCAGCGCCGCCATGGCCGAGGCCGTCGAAGCCCACTGGCCGGGCCCGCTCGAAGGCCTCGTCGTCACCCGCTACGGCTACGGCGCGCCGTGCCAGCGCATCGAAATCGTCGAAGCCGCCCACCCCGTTCCCGACGCCGCAGGCCTGCAAGCCGCCGAGCGCATGCTCGCGCTCGTCAAAGACCTGAGCGCCAAAGACACCGTGCTCTGCCTCATCAGCGGCGGCGGCTCGGCACTGCTGCCCCTGCCACTCAAAGGCATCTCGCTCGCAGACAAACAAAGCATCAACCAGTCCCTGCTCAAAAGTGGCGCAACCATCAGCGAAATGAACTGCGTGCGCCGCCACCTCTCCGCCATCAAGGGCGGCCGCCTCGCCGCCGCCTGCCACCCCGCGCGCGTGATCACCCTGCTGCTCTCCGACGTACCCGGCGACGACCCCACCGGCATCGCATCCGGTCCGACAGTTGCCGACCCCAGCACCTGCGCCAACGCTCTGGCCATCGTCCAGCGCTACAGCATCGCCCTGCCCGAAGCTGCTCTCAAACTTCTGCAGCAAGCCGACGCAGCCGAATCCATCAAACCCGGCGACCCGCGCCTGGCACGCTGCGAAACCCGCATGATCGCCACCCCGCAATTGGCCCTCGAAGCCGCAGCCGAAGTGGCCCGCGACGCAGGCTACGCCGCCCACATCCTCGGCGACTCGTTGGAAGGCGAAGCCCGAGACGTAGGCACGGTGCTGGCAGGCATCGCCCTGCAAGTCGCGCAACACGCACAGCCCTTCGCCTGGCCTTGCGTACTGCTCTCCGGCGGCGAAACCACAGTCACCCTGCGCGGCAAAGGCCGAGGCGGCCGCAACGTCGAATGCCTGCTCTCGGCGCTGCTCACCCTGCGCGGCAACCAACACATCCACGCTCTCATGGCCGATACCGATGGCGTGGACGGCGCAGAGGAAATTGCGGGCGCGATCATCACGCCGCAGACGTTGGAGTGTGCTTGGGAACGGGGGCTGAACCCCGCCGAAGAACTCGTCAACAACAATGGGCATGGCTTTTTTCAGGCACTGGGTGCATCGCTCGTCACCGGGCCGACGCGCACCAATGTGAATGACTTTCGGGCGTTTTTGATTACGTAG
- the glxR gene encoding 2-hydroxy-3-oxopropionate reductase, with translation MTTTQLKIGFVGLGIMGAPMAAQLIKAGHQLYVYTRGKIPDHIAESSATKCTNARGVAERADIIFTMLPDTPDVETVLFSEYGIAAGLTKGKTVVDMSSISPIATKDFAKRINALGCDYLDAPVSGGEVGAKNATLSIMVGGDEVVFGRVKQLFEAMGKNITLVGGNGDGQTAKVANQIIVALNIESVGEALLFASRAGADPARVRQALMGGFASSKILEVHGERMIKRTFDPGFRIELHQKDLNLALSTARSLGVSLPNTAIAQQLFSTCVSHGGKAWDHSGMVRALEKMANFEIGQKL, from the coding sequence ATGACCACCACCCAACTCAAGATCGGATTCGTCGGCCTCGGCATCATGGGCGCGCCCATGGCCGCGCAGCTCATCAAGGCGGGCCATCAGCTCTATGTCTACACACGCGGCAAGATCCCCGATCACATCGCCGAATCCAGTGCCACCAAGTGCACCAACGCGCGCGGCGTGGCCGAGCGCGCCGACATCATCTTCACCATGCTGCCCGACACGCCCGATGTGGAGACCGTACTGTTCAGCGAATACGGCATCGCCGCCGGACTCACCAAGGGCAAGACCGTGGTCGACATGAGCTCGATCTCGCCCATTGCCACCAAGGACTTCGCCAAGCGCATCAACGCCCTCGGCTGCGACTATCTCGACGCGCCGGTCTCGGGCGGCGAGGTGGGCGCGAAGAACGCCACGCTGTCCATCATGGTCGGCGGTGACGAGGTGGTGTTTGGCCGCGTGAAGCAGCTCTTCGAAGCCATGGGCAAGAACATCACGCTGGTCGGCGGCAACGGCGATGGCCAGACCGCCAAGGTGGCCAACCAGATCATCGTCGCGCTCAACATCGAGTCCGTCGGCGAGGCCCTGCTGTTCGCATCACGCGCCGGTGCCGATCCGGCGCGCGTGCGCCAGGCGCTGATGGGCGGCTTCGCGTCGAGCAAGATTCTTGAAGTGCATGGCGAGCGCATGATCAAGCGCACGTTCGATCCGGGCTTTCGCATCGAGCTGCACCAGAAGGACCTGAACCTCGCGCTCTCCACCGCCCGCAGCCTCGGCGTCTCGCTGCCCAACACCGCCATCGCGCAGCAGCTGTTCAGCACCTGCGTGTCGCACGGCGGCAAGGCCTGGGACCACTCCGGCATGGTGCGCGCGCTCGAAAAAATGGCCAACTTCGAGATCGGCCAGAAGCTATGA
- the hyi gene encoding hydroxypyruvate isomerase, translating to MPQFAANLSMLFTEVPFLDRFERAAQVGFSAVEFMFPYEWTAREIRQRLDDNGLTLVLHNLPAGDWNAGERGIACQPERVADFRAGVAKAIDYAGALGVKQLNCLAGKAPDGVALDTLRATFLENIRFAADQLRGAGLNLLIEPVNTHDIPGFYLNRPTQAVALLEALDAPNAFLQYDIYHTQRMQGELANTLIKYLPLIRHVQIADNPGRNEPGTGEINYAYLFALLDRIGYTGWVGCEYKPATTTEAGLGWLQAFAE from the coding sequence ATGCCCCAATTTGCCGCCAATCTCTCGATGCTGTTCACCGAAGTGCCGTTTCTCGACCGCTTCGAACGCGCCGCACAGGTCGGCTTCTCGGCCGTCGAATTCATGTTTCCATACGAGTGGACAGCCAGGGAAATCCGCCAGCGCCTTGACGACAACGGTCTCACGCTCGTGCTGCACAACCTGCCCGCAGGCGACTGGAATGCGGGCGAGCGCGGCATCGCCTGCCAACCCGAGCGCGTGGCCGACTTCCGCGCGGGCGTGGCCAAGGCCATCGACTACGCGGGCGCACTCGGCGTCAAGCAGCTCAACTGCCTTGCGGGCAAGGCGCCCGATGGCGTGGCACTGGACACGCTGCGCGCCACGTTTCTGGAAAACATCCGCTTTGCTGCAGACCAGTTGCGCGGCGCTGGATTGAACCTGCTGATCGAGCCGGTCAACACCCACGACATTCCGGGCTTTTATCTGAACCGCCCCACGCAGGCCGTGGCACTGCTCGAAGCGCTCGACGCGCCCAACGCGTTCCTGCAGTACGACATCTATCACACGCAGCGCATGCAGGGCGAGCTCGCGAACACGCTCATCAAATACCTGCCGCTGATCCGCCACGTGCAGATCGCCGACAACCCCGGCCGCAACGAGCCCGGCACCGGCGAGATCAACTACGCCTACCTGTTCGCGCTGCTCGACCGCATTGGCTACACCGGCTGGGTGGGCTGCGAATACAAGCCCGCAACCACGACGGAAGCTGGCCTCGGCTGGCTGCAGGCCTTCGCCGAATGA